A single region of the Manihot esculenta cultivar AM560-2 chromosome 12, M.esculenta_v8, whole genome shotgun sequence genome encodes:
- the LOC110627759 gene encoding pentatricopeptide repeat-containing protein At3g50420 encodes MHPLSEASILATLIQKCTTVTSLRKARQLHALILTTIASPSYAQSPFPNNNLIAMYAHCGSVLDAQQLFDRMPRRNAISYNALIAAYSRDPSYEILNFKLLSHMGNQGLRPTGATFTSLLQVCCSLEDWFLGSLLHAQVVKSGFVNDICVQTSLLGMYSNCGDLDSTQKVFDSIVEKDVVVWNSMIFGNIKNERMKDGLCIFIAMLKSGVIPTQFTFSMVFSASSKLQDSKSGRVIHALVIILNILSDSALQNALLEMYCSCGDTKNAFNVFSRIENPSLVSWNSMISWCAKNGEGEKAMDMFVKFLGMSVSKPDEYTFTAVISATAEFPATAYGQPLHAQVMKAGLQWSVFIGTALLSMYFRNSDTESAQGVFSLMKKKDVVLWTEMIMGHRRLGYGETAIKLFCKMCLECHKFDSFAISGALSACADLAILKQGQMIHTQAVKTGCDAEMSVCGSLIDMYVKNGNLQAAELIFTQVSNPDLKCWNSMIGGYSLHGMAEEAMMLFDEVLEYGLNPDQVTFLSLLSACNHSGLVEKGKSLWDYMKKNGIIPGPKHYSCMVSLLSRAGLLDEAEELISESTYSEEHLKLWRTLLSSCVNRRNLKIGVRAAEQVLRLDPQDGATHILLSNLYAAIGRWNDVAELRRKIRGLMLEKDPGISWIEDKNDIHVFSSDDQANPVIEEAQAEVHRLQGNMMRSVKDEYELDARIFST; translated from the coding sequence ATGCATCCCTTAAGTGAAGCTTCCATTTTAGCAACTCTAATACAGAAGTGTACCACCGTTACCTCCCTTAGAAAAGCCCGGCAACTCCACGCTCTAATCCTTACCACCATTGCTTCCCCCAGCTATGCACAGTCTCCGTTCCCCAATAACAACCTCATTGCAATGTATGCGCATTGTGGTTCTGTTTTGGACGCGCAACAGCTGTTTGACAGAATGCCTCGAAGAAATGCTATTTCTTATAATGCTCTCATTGCAGCGTATTCTAGAGATCCTAGTTATgagattttgaatttcaagttACTTTCACATATGGGAAACCAAGGCCTGCGTCCTACTGGCGCAACCTTTACAAGCTTACTGCAAGTGTGTTGTTCCCTTGAGGATTGGTTTTTGGGCTCATTGCTTCATGCTCAAGTTGTAAAATCTGGGTTTGTGAACGATATTTGTGTTCAGACATCGTTGCTTGGCATGTACTCCAATTGTGGGGATTTGGACTCCACGCAGAAGGTGTTTGATTCCATAGTGGAGAAAGATGTGGTTGTGTGGAATTCAATGATATTTGGGAACATCAAGAATGAGAGGATGAAGGATGGGCTTTGTATATTTATTGCAATGCTAAAGTCTGGTGTTATTCCTACCCAGTTCACATTCTCAATGGTGTTTAGTGCTTCTAGCAAATTGCAAGATTCTAAATCTGGACGAGTAATTCATGCCCTAGTCATTATTTTGAATATACTATCTGATTCAGCTTTACAGAATGCCTTGCTTGAAATGTACTGCAGCTGTGGTGACACCAAAAATGCATTTAATGTCTTTAGCAGAATTGAGAACCCAAGTTTAGTTTCATGGAATTCGATGATTTCTTGGTGTGCAAAAAATGGAGAGGGAGAGAAAGCTATGGATATGTTTGTCAAGTTTCTTGGAATGTCTGTTTCTAAACCAGATGAGTATACTTTTACTGCAGTTATTTCCGCAACTGCTGAATTTCCAGCTACTGCTTATGGGCAACCTCTCCATGCCCAAGTTATGAAAGCAGGGCTGCAATGGAGTGTCTTCATAGGTACTGCACTATTGTCAATGTATTTCAGAAACAGTGACACTGAATCTGCTCAAGGGGTCTTCagtttgatgaagaagaaggatgttGTTCTCTGGACAGAAATGATTATGGGTCACCGTAGGTTGGGTTATGGAGAAACTGCAATAAAATTATTCTGCAAGATGTGTCTGGAATGCCATAAGTTTGACAGTTTTGCTATTAGTGGAGCTCTGAGTGCTTGTGCTGACCTTGCAATTTTAAAGCAAGGACAGATGATTCACACTCAGGCTGTTAAAACAGGGTGTGATGCTGAAATGTCTGTTTGTGGTAGCCTTATAGATATGTACGTGAAAAATGGTAACCTACAAGCTGCAGAGTTAATATTTACTCAAGTTTCCAATCCTGATTTGAAGTGCTGGAATTCAATGATTGGTGGATATAGCCTTCATGGAATGGCAGAGGAGGCTATGATGCTTTTTGACGAGGTCTTAGAATATGGTCTAAATCCAGATCAAGTAACATTTTtgtctcttctgtctgcttgcaaccATAGTGGCCTGGTTGAAAAAGGGAAATCCTTGTGGGACTATATGAAAAAGAATGGCATTATACCAGGTCCAAAGCACTATAGTTGTATGGTAAGTTTATTAAGTCGAGCAGGATTACTGGACGAGGCAGAAGAACTCATTAGCGAATCAACCTATAGCGAAGAGCATTTGAAACTATGGAGAACTTTGCTAAGCTCTTGCGTGAACAGAAGGAATTTGAAAATAGGTGTTCGGGCAGCAGAACAAGTGTTAAGGTTAGATCCACAAGATGGTGCAACACATATTTTGCTTTCAAATCTTTATGCTGCTATAGGGAGATGGAATGATGTTGCAGAACTGAGGAGAAAGATAAGAGGGTTAATGTTGGAAAAGGATCCTGGAATAAGCTGGATAGAGGACAAGAATGATATTCACGTATTCTCTTCTGATGACCAAGCAAACCCTGTGATTGAAGAAGCCCAAGCTGAAGTGCATAGACTACAAGGGAACATGATGAGATCAGTTAAAGATGAATATGAATTAGATGCAAGGATATTTTCTACTTAG